The Streptomyces sp. NBC_00691 genome has a segment encoding these proteins:
- a CDS encoding aminotransferase class I/II-fold pyridoxal phosphate-dependent enzyme, producing MDQSKAPVLDALAAYHESSQTPFTPPGHKQGRGADPRVRAVLGEAVFRSDVLATSGLDDRTSSHGVLEEAQALMADDVGAEHAFFSTCGSSLSVKSAMLSVAGPHEKLLVGRDAHKSVVSGLILSGIRPVWVDPQWDAERHLAHPPTAEAFEAAFAEHPDARGALVTTPTPYGTCSDLAAIAAVCHRRGRPLIVDEAWGAHLPFHPDLPTWAMDAGADVCVTSVHKMGSGLEQGSVFHLQGDLVRPEVLKSREDLLGTTSPSSLVYAALDGWRRQMVEQGEALYDHALALAQKTRERISRIDGMHVHGRDDFCGPGRAADLDPLQIIIDISAREVTGYHAADWLRDKHRINLHIADHRRISAQLTHADDSDTAEVLLTALTDLSAHAAELRTGQPVDVPPPSRLRLEQAALPRDAFFGRTEQVPWQEAEGRVAAEMLTPYPPGIPAALPGERLTGDVLRYLRTGVEAGMVVPDAADTEVTSVRVLCEE from the coding sequence ATGGACCAGTCGAAGGCACCGGTACTCGATGCGTTGGCCGCCTACCACGAAAGCAGTCAGACCCCGTTCACGCCCCCGGGACACAAACAGGGACGAGGCGCCGATCCCAGGGTGCGGGCCGTGCTCGGCGAAGCGGTGTTCCGGTCCGATGTGCTCGCCACCAGCGGCCTGGACGACCGTACGTCGTCCCACGGTGTCCTGGAGGAGGCCCAAGCACTGATGGCGGACGACGTCGGGGCGGAGCACGCGTTCTTCTCCACTTGCGGCAGTTCACTGTCGGTGAAGTCGGCCATGCTGTCCGTCGCCGGGCCGCACGAGAAGCTGTTGGTCGGCCGGGACGCACACAAATCCGTGGTGTCAGGCCTGATCCTCTCGGGCATAAGGCCCGTCTGGGTGGATCCGCAGTGGGACGCCGAGCGCCACCTCGCCCATCCGCCGACCGCCGAGGCATTCGAGGCGGCTTTCGCCGAGCACCCCGACGCCCGCGGCGCACTGGTCACCACGCCCACTCCCTACGGCACCTGCTCGGACCTGGCCGCGATCGCCGCGGTCTGCCACCGCAGGGGCCGACCCCTGATCGTCGACGAGGCATGGGGCGCGCACCTGCCCTTCCACCCCGACCTTCCCACGTGGGCCATGGACGCCGGCGCAGACGTGTGCGTCACCTCCGTGCACAAGATGGGCTCGGGTCTCGAACAGGGCTCCGTCTTCCACCTCCAGGGGGACCTGGTCCGGCCGGAGGTGCTCAAGAGCCGTGAGGACCTCCTGGGGACCACCAGCCCCTCGTCCCTCGTCTATGCGGCGCTGGACGGCTGGCGCCGTCAGATGGTCGAGCAGGGCGAGGCCCTCTACGACCACGCACTCGCCCTCGCACAAAAGACCCGCGAGCGGATCTCCCGAATCGACGGGATGCACGTGCACGGCCGCGACGACTTCTGCGGGCCCGGCCGGGCGGCAGACCTGGACCCCCTCCAGATCATCATCGACATCAGCGCGCGGGAGGTCACCGGCTACCACGCCGCCGATTGGCTGCGGGACAAGCACCGCATCAACCTCCACATCGCCGACCATCGCCGCATCAGCGCCCAGCTCACCCACGCCGACGACAGCGACACAGCCGAGGTGCTTCTGACGGCCCTGACCGATTTGTCCGCGCATGCTGCGGAGCTCCGCACCGGACAGCCGGTGGACGTCCCGCCGCCGTCGCGGCTGAGGCTGGAGCAGGCGGCGCTGCCCCGTGACGCCTTCTTCGGTCGGACAGAGCAGGTGCCCTGGCAGGAGGCGGAGGGTCGGGTCGCGGCCGAAATGCTGACCCCTTACCCTCCCGGCATCCCGGCTGCCCTGCCTGGCGAGCGCCTCACCGGAGATGTTCTGCGCTACCTGCGGACCGGGGTGGAGGCGGGGATGGTCGTGCCGGACGCGGCCGACACGGAGGTCACGAGCGTCCGCGTGCTCTGCGAAGAGTGA
- a CDS encoding CorA family divalent cation transporter: MHAVLDVVVDAYSHAADKVRAALTKLEDCVFSTSRVDHTEQIYSLKREVREFRDAVQPLVPVLQSLLTGPEADGHAHPPKVLPYFRDVADHLNRTDTEVRTLDQLLNSVLDAQQARVGTWQNDDMRRISAWAAIFAIPTMVAGVYGMNFEHMPELRWSFGYPLALALMAMASGLLYRAFRRNGWL; this comes from the coding sequence GTGCACGCTGTCCTCGACGTCGTCGTGGACGCCTACAGCCACGCCGCGGACAAGGTGAGAGCCGCGCTCACCAAACTGGAGGACTGCGTTTTCTCTACCTCTCGCGTCGACCACACCGAGCAGATCTACTCCCTCAAGCGTGAGGTGCGGGAGTTCCGTGACGCCGTACAGCCGCTCGTCCCCGTCCTGCAGTCGCTCCTGACCGGGCCGGAAGCGGACGGGCATGCTCATCCGCCGAAGGTACTGCCCTACTTCCGCGATGTGGCGGACCACCTGAACCGTACTGACACCGAGGTACGCACCCTCGACCAGCTGTTGAATTCGGTCCTGGACGCGCAGCAGGCGCGGGTAGGTACCTGGCAGAACGACGATATGCGCCGTATCTCGGCCTGGGCGGCGATCTTCGCGATCCCCACCATGGTCGCCGGTGTCTACGGGATGAACTTCGAGCACATGCCCGAGCTGCGGTGGAGTTTCGGCTATCCGCTCGCGCTGGCGCTCATGGCGATGGCCTCGGGGCTCCTGTACCGAGCCTTCCGCCGTAACGGCTGGCTCTAG
- a CDS encoding VOC family protein: MSTIQPVIITADQDVLVGFYTKLFGAEEIFRVPAEGPAFYLGLRIGDTDLGLVAKTNPGTGAAAPRILLSIGVDDVVDTLGRVTALGGSIRSGPRDMPWGQRVAHIQDPDGNPLNLTQPIPAK; encoded by the coding sequence ATGTCCACCATCCAGCCAGTGATCATCACTGCCGACCAGGACGTCCTGGTCGGCTTCTATACGAAACTGTTCGGCGCCGAGGAGATCTTCCGGGTACCGGCGGAAGGCCCGGCCTTCTACCTCGGCCTGCGCATCGGCGACACCGACCTCGGGTTGGTGGCCAAGACGAACCCGGGGACCGGGGCGGCGGCACCGCGGATCCTGCTCAGCATCGGTGTCGACGACGTCGTCGACACGCTCGGCCGGGTGACGGCGCTGGGCGGCTCGATCCGCAGCGGCCCCAGGGACATGCCGTGGGGGCAGCGCGTCGCCCACATCCAGGACCCCGACGGCAACCCGCTGAACCTCACCCAGCCGATCCCGGCTAAGTGA
- a CDS encoding GlsB/YeaQ/YmgE family stress response membrane protein — MGIIAWILIGLLAGFIAKALMPGKDPGGIIITMLIGIAGGLLGGWLGKVIFGVDSIDGFFDLSTWIAAIVGSVILLAVYRLVTGNRRHHRHA; from the coding sequence ATGGGCATCATTGCCTGGATCCTGATCGGACTGCTCGCGGGCTTCATCGCCAAGGCCCTGATGCCGGGCAAGGACCCCGGCGGGATCATCATCACGATGCTCATCGGCATCGCGGGCGGACTGCTCGGCGGCTGGCTCGGCAAGGTCATCTTCGGCGTCGACTCCATAGACGGCTTTTTCGATCTCTCCACCTGGATCGCTGCCATCGTCGGCTCTGTCATCCTCCTGGCCGTTTACCGACTGGTCACCGGGAACAGGCGTCACCACCGGCACGCCTGA
- a CDS encoding PP2C family protein-serine/threonine phosphatase codes for MAEAEINYAAVFQALPGMVAVLTPDLVYADVNEEFVRLSGRTREQLVGRYLFDAFPDNPGDPAATGARNLEASLRRVLATGERDTMALQRYDVESAERPGEWEERYWSPVNAPIVGADGRVELLVHRVEEVTELIRARGRPEGSRARVLEAELYTRALELQGLNERLRKAHAHEREVALALQEAMLPTPGPVGHHRAAVRYRPAVGSLNVCGDWYDLVDLPGDRIGVGVGDVVGHGLRAACVMGQLRSALSAASRVAGGPARALEVVGLYARSIDGAENTTAVQTHIDWDSHTLTYSSAGHPPQALLRTDGTVEFLDQATDPPLGARPDHVARPQATIAFNEGDTLVLYTDGLIERRREDIDAGLARLADSLTRNRAADPERLADTLLLELLPAGGATDDTALVIVRL; via the coding sequence GTGGCGGAGGCGGAAATCAACTACGCGGCGGTATTCCAGGCGCTGCCCGGCATGGTGGCTGTGCTGACCCCGGATCTGGTGTACGCGGACGTGAACGAGGAGTTTGTTCGGCTGTCCGGCCGTACGCGGGAGCAGTTGGTGGGCCGGTATCTGTTCGATGCTTTCCCGGACAACCCTGGCGATCCGGCGGCCACGGGTGCGCGGAATCTGGAAGCGTCGCTCAGGCGGGTGCTGGCCACCGGTGAGCGGGACACGATGGCGCTGCAGCGCTATGACGTGGAGTCCGCGGAGCGGCCTGGTGAGTGGGAGGAGCGGTACTGGAGTCCGGTCAATGCGCCCATCGTCGGGGCGGACGGGCGGGTGGAACTGCTCGTGCACCGGGTGGAGGAGGTGACCGAGCTGATCAGGGCCCGGGGCAGGCCAGAGGGCAGCCGTGCACGGGTGCTGGAGGCCGAGCTGTATACCCGCGCCCTGGAGCTGCAAGGATTGAACGAACGACTGCGGAAGGCCCATGCCCATGAGCGTGAGGTCGCCCTGGCCCTTCAGGAAGCGATGCTCCCCACCCCCGGCCCGGTGGGTCATCACCGCGCCGCCGTGCGCTACCGGCCCGCGGTCGGCTCTCTGAACGTGTGCGGCGACTGGTACGACCTGGTGGACTTGCCCGGCGACCGTATCGGCGTCGGCGTCGGCGACGTCGTCGGCCACGGCCTGCGGGCAGCCTGCGTCATGGGGCAGCTTCGCAGCGCGCTGTCCGCCGCGTCTCGCGTTGCCGGCGGCCCGGCACGGGCTCTGGAGGTTGTCGGCCTGTACGCCCGCTCCATCGACGGCGCCGAGAACACCACCGCCGTGCAGACTCACATCGACTGGGACTCACACACCCTGACATACAGCAGTGCCGGCCACCCTCCACAGGCCCTGCTGCGTACGGACGGCACGGTCGAGTTCCTCGACCAGGCCACCGATCCGCCGCTCGGGGCGCGCCCCGACCACGTCGCCCGGCCCCAGGCCACCATCGCGTTCAACGAGGGCGACACTCTCGTCCTCTATACCGACGGGTTGATCGAACGCCGCCGCGAGGACATCGATGCCGGCCTCGCCCGCCTGGCCGATTCCCTCACGCGCAACCGTGCGGCAGATCCCGAACGTCTCGCCGACACCCTCCTGCTCGAGCTCCTGCCCGCAGGAGGGGCTACCGACGACACTGCCCTCGTCATCGTCCGACTCTGA